Part of the Neisseria brasiliensis genome is shown below.
AAATCCATGGTCGTGTAATCGTCGTTTAACAGGAAAACGCCGTAACGTTTCGGCGGCTGGGTTTGTCGGTCATTTATTAATGTTTCCGATTCGTGATGAGTATGGCTATTGCTCATGTATATATATGGCTCCAAAACCGTTTTTAAACTGGGCTTAGCACAATATCACGCACCATGCGCAAATCTATGCTTAATAAATAAAAAACGGGTCATTTCTGTTGTATTTTGTACTATTTTAATAAATTTTTGGCTTTTTCCCAAACATTACTTGACTACAGACATTAACGAATGTAAAAAGACGGTTAAGCAGAGTCGGCACTCGAAGAAGCATATTGTTTTTAGGGAGAAACTTGAAACTTTTTGGTTTGACGTATTGCCTTATTTGCTGTTTTTGTTAAATTTTTAAGTATAGGAAGTTCTCAATGGCAACCGGTATCGTAAAATGGTTCAACGACGCTAAAGGTTTTGGTTTCATCACTCCAGATGAAGGTGGCGAAGATTTGTTCGCTCACTTCTCTGCGATCAACATGGATGGTTTCAAAACCCTGAAAGAAG
Proteins encoded:
- a CDS encoding cold-shock protein, with protein sequence MATGIVKWFNDAKGFGFITPDEGGEDLFAHFSAINMDGFKTLKEGQRVSFEVTTGPKGKQAANIQAA